The following proteins are encoded in a genomic region of Arachis stenosperma cultivar V10309 chromosome 4, arast.V10309.gnm1.PFL2, whole genome shotgun sequence:
- the LOC130973553 gene encoding protein trichome birefringence-like 3 isoform X2, translating to MMMKPPRVGIVKLPLTTIIITLCVLVFMALLYAEKFSSFSSISIIKLKPFCPRKSTEPKSNDKRVKEEEVGKEVVNASWVDDRFDFDAEECNVANGKWVFNHSIKPLYSDISCPYIERQFSCVKNGRNDTDYMHWEWQPEDCNLPRFNPELALRKLQGKRLMFVGDSLQRNQWESFVCLVEGIIPQDQKSMERRNIHSVFKAMQYNATIEFYWAPYIVESNSDVDIIGDPKKRIIKVDAIMDRAKNWTAVDILVFNTYVWWMSSAKIKSLWGSFANGEEGYEELDNSIAYKLALKTWANWVDSTINPNKTKVFFTTMSPTHSRSEDWGNMEGVKCFNETKPVRKKNHWGTGSNKDIMNVVSRVMKKMKVPVSVINITQISEYRIDGHSSVYTETGGKLLTEEERANPQNADCIHWCLPGIPDTWNQILLAML from the exons ATGATGATGAAGCCTCCAAGAGTAGGAATAGTAAAGCTTCCTCTGACAACGATTATCATCACTCTATGTGTTCTTGTCTTCATGGCTCTGTTGTATGCTGAGAAATTCAGTTCCTTTTCATCAATCTCAATTATCAAGCTCAAGCCTTTTTGTCCAAGAAAGAGCACTGAACCCAAATCTA ACGATAAAAGAGTAAAGGAGGAGGAGGTTGGAAAAGAGGTTGTGAATGCATCATGGGTCGATGACAGGTTTGATTTTGATGCTGAAGAATGCAATGTTGCAAATGGAAAATGGGTTTTCAACCATTCAATAAAGCCACTATATTCTGACATAAGCTGCCCCTATATAGAGAGGCAGTTTTCTTGTgtcaaaaatggaagaaatgATACTGATTACATGCACTGGGAATGGCAGCCAGAAGATTGCAACTTGCCAAG ATTCAATCCTGAGCTAGCTCTGAGAAAGCTTCAAGGAAAAAGGCTGATGTTTGTTGGGGATTCACTACAAAGAAACCAATGGGAatcttttgtttgtttggtGGAAGGGATCATACCTCAAGACCAGAAATCTATGGAAAGAAGAAATATTCACTCAGTCTTCAAAGCTATG cAATACAATGCTACTATAGAATTCTATTGGGCTCCATACATAGTAGAGTCCAACTCTGATGTTGATATCATcggagatccaaagaagaggatAATAAAAGTGGATGCTATCATGGACAGAGCCAAAAATTGGACAGCAGTGGACATTCTTGTTTTCAATACCTATGTTTGGTGGATGAGCAGTGCTAAGATTAAATCACT GTGGGGTTCATTTGCAAATGGAGAAGAAGGGTACGAAGAATTGGACAACTCAATTGCTTACAAGTTAGCTTTGAAGACTTGGGCCAATTGGGTTGACTCAACTATCAATCCAAACAAAACCAAGGTCTTCTTCACAACAATGTCTCCCACACACTCAAG AAGTGAAGATTGGGGCAACATGGAAGGTGTGAAATGTTTCAATGAGACAAAGCCTGTGAGGAAAAAGAATCACTGGGGAACTGGTTCTAACAAGGACATAATGAATGTAGTGTCCAGAgtgatgaagaaaatgaaggTTCCAGTGAGTGTTATAAACATAACACAGATCTCAGAATACAGAATTGATGGCCACTCTTCAGTTTACACTGAAACTGGAGGCAAATTGCTAACTGAGGAAGAAAGGGCCAATCCCCAAAATGCAGATTGCATACATTGGTGTTTGCCTGGAATACCAGACACATGGAATCAAATATTATTGGCAATGTTATAA
- the LOC130973553 gene encoding protein trichome birefringence-like 3 isoform X1, which yields MMMKPPRVGIVKLPLTTIIITLCVLVFMALLYAEKFSSFSSISIIKLKPFCPRKSTEPKSTDDKRVKEEEVGKEVVNASWVDDRFDFDAEECNVANGKWVFNHSIKPLYSDISCPYIERQFSCVKNGRNDTDYMHWEWQPEDCNLPRFNPELALRKLQGKRLMFVGDSLQRNQWESFVCLVEGIIPQDQKSMERRNIHSVFKAMQYNATIEFYWAPYIVESNSDVDIIGDPKKRIIKVDAIMDRAKNWTAVDILVFNTYVWWMSSAKIKSLWGSFANGEEGYEELDNSIAYKLALKTWANWVDSTINPNKTKVFFTTMSPTHSRSEDWGNMEGVKCFNETKPVRKKNHWGTGSNKDIMNVVSRVMKKMKVPVSVINITQISEYRIDGHSSVYTETGGKLLTEEERANPQNADCIHWCLPGIPDTWNQILLAML from the exons ATGATGATGAAGCCTCCAAGAGTAGGAATAGTAAAGCTTCCTCTGACAACGATTATCATCACTCTATGTGTTCTTGTCTTCATGGCTCTGTTGTATGCTGAGAAATTCAGTTCCTTTTCATCAATCTCAATTATCAAGCTCAAGCCTTTTTGTCCAAGAAAGAGCACTGAACCCAAATCTA CAGACGATAAAAGAGTAAAGGAGGAGGAGGTTGGAAAAGAGGTTGTGAATGCATCATGGGTCGATGACAGGTTTGATTTTGATGCTGAAGAATGCAATGTTGCAAATGGAAAATGGGTTTTCAACCATTCAATAAAGCCACTATATTCTGACATAAGCTGCCCCTATATAGAGAGGCAGTTTTCTTGTgtcaaaaatggaagaaatgATACTGATTACATGCACTGGGAATGGCAGCCAGAAGATTGCAACTTGCCAAG ATTCAATCCTGAGCTAGCTCTGAGAAAGCTTCAAGGAAAAAGGCTGATGTTTGTTGGGGATTCACTACAAAGAAACCAATGGGAatcttttgtttgtttggtGGAAGGGATCATACCTCAAGACCAGAAATCTATGGAAAGAAGAAATATTCACTCAGTCTTCAAAGCTATG cAATACAATGCTACTATAGAATTCTATTGGGCTCCATACATAGTAGAGTCCAACTCTGATGTTGATATCATcggagatccaaagaagaggatAATAAAAGTGGATGCTATCATGGACAGAGCCAAAAATTGGACAGCAGTGGACATTCTTGTTTTCAATACCTATGTTTGGTGGATGAGCAGTGCTAAGATTAAATCACT GTGGGGTTCATTTGCAAATGGAGAAGAAGGGTACGAAGAATTGGACAACTCAATTGCTTACAAGTTAGCTTTGAAGACTTGGGCCAATTGGGTTGACTCAACTATCAATCCAAACAAAACCAAGGTCTTCTTCACAACAATGTCTCCCACACACTCAAG AAGTGAAGATTGGGGCAACATGGAAGGTGTGAAATGTTTCAATGAGACAAAGCCTGTGAGGAAAAAGAATCACTGGGGAACTGGTTCTAACAAGGACATAATGAATGTAGTGTCCAGAgtgatgaagaaaatgaaggTTCCAGTGAGTGTTATAAACATAACACAGATCTCAGAATACAGAATTGATGGCCACTCTTCAGTTTACACTGAAACTGGAGGCAAATTGCTAACTGAGGAAGAAAGGGCCAATCCCCAAAATGCAGATTGCATACATTGGTGTTTGCCTGGAATACCAGACACATGGAATCAAATATTATTGGCAATGTTATAA